The nucleotide window AGAAGTAGCAAGACTAGAAAGACTTAATAACTTTATAAACAGTAAGGAATTTGAAACTGGAACAGATGCTGAACAAAAGAAATTATTACTTGAAAAACAAGAAGTTCTTAAAAAATATGTTTCAATAATTGCTGAACAAATGAAATATGACAGAAAGAAAGTTCAAGATGAAGAATTCGATGTTAGCAACTATGATGACATTGAAAAAAGCCACTTTCACAAAAAATAGTTAAAATGAAAAGGAGAGTTTAAAAGCTCTCCTTTTTTTATATGTTAATATTTAATACAACTGGGCAGTGATCTGAACCTAGTACCTCAGTATGAATTTCTGCATCTACTAGCATATCTTTAAGCTTTTCAGATACTATAAAATAGTCTATTCTCCACCCTGCATTGTTAGCTCTTGCATTAAATCTATAAGACCACCACGAATATATCTCAGTCTTATCAGGATAGAAGTATCTAAAACTATCTATAAATCCGCTGTTTAAAAGCTCAGTCATTTTAGCTCTCTCTTCATCAGAAAACCCTGCATTCATTCTATTTGTTTTAGGATTTTTTAGGTCAATCTCCTGGTGAGCAACATTTAAGTCACCACATACAATAACAGGTTTTACCTTATCAAGTTCCATTATATACTCTCTAAAAGCATCTTCCCAAGTCATTCTGTAATCAAGTCTGGCAAGCTTAGTTTGAGAGTTAGGTGTATAAACATTTATAAAATAGAACTTATCAAATTCAAGTGTTATAACTCTTCCCTCTTGATCGTGCTCTTCGATTCCAAGTCCATAAGTGACATTTATAGGTTTTATCTTTGTGAAAACTGCTACTCCAGAATAACCTTTCTTAACAGCATAATTCCAGTATTGATTATAACCTTCTAAATCAAGTTCAATTTGACCTTCCTGTAGTTTTGTTTCCTGAACTGAGAAGATATCTGCGTCTACGCTTTTAAAATAGTCTAAAAACCCTTTTTTAACACAGGCCCTTAGTCCATTTACATTCCATGATACAAATTTCATATTTACTCCTTTTAAGCCTTTTTAGTTTATTTATTAAAAACACCTTAAATGTCATAGGGCATTTAAGGTGCTGTGTTTAATCTGATGTGATTATTTTACTGCAATAACTTCTATTTCAACTTTTACGTCTTTAGGAAGTCTAGCAACTTCAACACATGCTCTTGCAGGTTTAACATTTCCTAAATATTCGTTATAAACTTCATTTACAGCTCCGAAGTCATTCATGTCTTTAATGAAAACGCAAGCTTTTACAACGTCGTTCATTGAATATCCAGCAGCTTCAACAATAGCTTTTACATTTTCTAGAGATTGTCTAGTTTGATCTTTTACATCTTCTGATACAAGAGTCATAGTTGCAGGAATGAAAGGAATTTGTCCTGAAACAAATAACATTCCATTAGCCTCAATTGCTTGTGAATATGGTCCTAAAGCAGCAGGTGCTTTGTCAGTGTGAATAATTTTACCCATTTTTTAGCCTCCTATGTATTTGTTAGTTATAATAGTTCTGTGAACTAATTCGCCTCCATTTTTGATTTTTAAAATTTCAGCGATAACCTCAATAGCAATTTCTTCAGGTGTACCGTTTGAAATTTTTAAACCAATGGGCGCAAATATATTATCGCCTATTTTTCCCTTTTTTTCAAGGTTTTCTTTTAAATTTGTTATTTTTTTTCTACTTCCAATGATACCAATATATTTAGCACCACGATTTCTAACTAGCTCAAGAACAGCCTCATCCATGACATGACCCCTTGTAACTATTACGATATAAGTGTTTTCATCAATGGACATCTTAGGTAAAATATCCTCAAATTTTGCTAAAGTCAGCTCTGGACAAGATGCCAATAATTCTTCTCTGTCGTCAATAATCTTTGTATCAAATTCTAAAAACTTTGAAATCTGGTATATTTTCTGTCCCACATGTCCTGCACCGCATATTATAAGTTTTGAAGATGGCTTGAAAATTTTAATATATCCACGTACAGTTCCACCACAATTCATCTTTAATTCATCAACAGTTGTTAAAGAGTATTCAAAGCTTTTACTCTCTCCCGTTTTTAGAAGTTCTCTTGCATCCTGTATTACTTTGTTTTCAATAGCTCCACCACCAATAGTGCCAGCTATAGAATCTTCAAAAACACCCATTACTGTTCCTGCTTTTCTTGGAGTAGAGCCAGTTGTATCAGTTAGAGTTACCAGTGCAGATGCTTTTCCACTTTGTAAATTTTCTTCAATTTTTTTAAGTATATCTATTTCCATTATCTTTCCTCACCTTTATTTAATAAATATAAAATAGCTTCTAAAACAGCCCCACCAATTGCTCTTGCCTTGTCAGAAATTGTAAAACAGTTCTTCTGCTCTTCAATACGTGGATCAATATCGGCTATTTTAAAGTGATCAGGTACCTCAAATCCATCTCTTATTATTCCACGTAACACTCCTGATATTGTAGCCTTTACAGGAGTATCCCCAATATATGCAAGTATATCGTCCTTTTCTACTATATCACCTATATGATGTATATTTTTTATCTTACCTTTGGCATTGCTATATATTACCCTTTCAATTCCATAACCTTTTATAATCCCTGGAGTTCCTGTATTCTTAGATGCAGGACCTTCAAATATAAGTCTTCCAAGATTGTGCCCTCTCATAGTTTCAACTACAACATGGCAATCTTTTTTAGCAGAGAATCCAGGTCCAAGAGCTATAACTATAGGTGCCATATCAATATCAGTTCCCATATTTTTCTTTGCAAGAATTGCATCTACTACTATTTGAGGATGTAAAGATTTTATATATTCACCTTTGGGATCTATTGCTATAGGAATAACTTTGTCATTCCAGCACTTCTCTATTTGAGACAGATCACTGCAGAGTCTTGATTTAATACCCTCTATCTCAATTTCTTCATCATATACAGCTTCTCCAAATGATACTTTTCTTCTTATTGATGAAGGTTTAGCTATCTCAAGTACAAGAACTTTAAATCCACTTCTATAGAGTTTCTGGATAGTTCCACTTGCTATATCTCCTCCACCTCTTACAATTACTAATTTTTTATTTATATTCATTATCCTATACCTTTCTACTATTCCTTTTATATCTAGGATAAAACAGTTTAGAAGATAAGTCAACTCACTTTTTACATAGAATTATTTCTATAAGTGTGTTATATTAAAAGTAGAGGATAATGGTAGAGAGAGGTTAAAAATGAAAGACAGATTAGGAAGAAATATAGAATATTTAAGACTGTCGATTACAGATAGATGCAATCTAAGATGTGTGTACTGTATGGGGGATAAAAATATAAAATTTCTGCCAAGAGAGGAGATACTTAATCCTGAGGAGATAAAAGATATTGTAGAGATATTTGCTGACCTCGGAGTTAAAAAAATAAGAATTACTGGTGGAGAGCCACTGGTTCGTAATAATTTTAGAGAGATAGTTACAAATATCAGGGATATCGAGAAGATAGAAGAGATAAGTATCACTACAAATGGAATAAAATTATTGGAAAATATAGAATTTTTAAAGGAAAAAAACATTAATAGTATCAATGTGAGTCTGGATACATTAAAACCTGACCTGTATCAAGAGATTACAGGTGGTGGAAATTTGAATTTGGTTTTATCTGGAATATATAAAGCATTGGAACTTGGAATAAAAAGAGTTAAAATAAATGTTGTAATTATAAAAGATAAAAATCAAAATGAAATAATGGATTTTGTAAGACTAACAGAAAAATATCCTATAGATGTGAGATTTATAGAACTTATGCCTATTGGAGTTGGAAAAGAATACTGTGGAATTTCAAATGATGAGATAAAAAAAGAGATTGAAAAAACCAGAACTCTTACATTTGTAAATGAGGTACGAGGTTCAGGACCAGCAGTGTATTACAAGACAGACGAGGGAAAAGGGGGTATTGGATTTATAAATCCCTTAAGCCATAACTTCTGTGAGTACTGTAATAGAGTTAGGATAACTCCTGAGGGATATTTAAAACTTTGTCTTCACTGGAAAGATGGAGTTAATTTAAAAGAGATTATAAGAGATAAAGATAGAAAAAAAGAGTTAAAAAGTATAATAGAAAATGCTATTTACAATAAACCATCAAAGCATCAGATGAATGAAAAAGATGGTAAAGATTTTGAAGAGAGAACAATGAATGGAGTAGGTGGATAAATTGGCAAGAATAACTGCTGTTTGTATAAGTGAAAAAAAAGGTACACAGAAAAAGAATGTTTATGAGAGAAATCTTATAGAGAATTTCGGAATGGAAGGGGATGCCCATGCAGGAAAGTGGCATAGACAGGTAAGTCTTCTATCAAAAGAGAAGATAGATGATTTTATAGCAAGAGGTGGAGATGTAATAGATGGAGATTTTGGGGAAAATCTTATAGTAGAGGGAATTGACTGTGCAAAACTTCCAATTGGTCAAAAAATACTGATAAATGATGAGGTAATTTTAGAGGTAACTCAGATTGGAAAGGAATGTCATTCTCATTGTAACATTTATAAAGCCGTAGGAGACTGTATAATGCCTCGAGAAGGGATTTTTACCATTGTGATCAAGGGTGGCAAGGTTAAAGTAGGAGATAGCGTTAAATTGATAAAATAATTAGCTATTCAATATATTATATTTGTGATATAATTTGCAGGATTGTAAAAAAAAAATAAATAAAATAAAAGATAATTTTGAGGATATATGGAGGTATTAGATTGGAAAAAGATATTAGCCTTAGAAACATTGTAAAAAGTTTTGATGGGGTAAAAGTACTAAAAAATATTAATCTGGACATAAAAGATGGAGAAATTTTTTCTATTTTGGGACCTTCTGGTTGTGGAAAAACAACACTGCTTAGAATGATAGCTGGATTTACAGACCCAGATGAAGGAGTTATATATCTAGGAGATCAGGATATAACAAAACTTCCTCCAAATGAGAGAAACGTAAATACTATATTTCAAAAGTATGCTCTTTTCCCACATTTAAGTGTTTATGAAAATGTGGCATTTCCTTTGAAATTAAAAAAAGTTGACAAAGATATAATTGATGAGGAAGTAAAGAAGTTCATAAAACTTGTTGGATTATCTGAACATATAGACAAGATGCCTAATCAACTTTCTGGAGGACAACAGCAGAGAGTATCTATAGCAAGAGCATTGATTAACAAACCTGGAGTACTTCTTCTAGATGAGCCTCTATCAGCTCTTGACGCTAAGCTTAGACAGAATCTTTTAATTGAGCTTGACCTTATTCATGAGGAGGTTGGAATCACATTTATATTTATAACTCATGACCAGCAGGAAGCTCTATCAATATCAGATAGAATAGCTGTAATGAATCAGGGAGAGATATTACAGATAGGTACTCCAGCTGAGGTATACGAATCTCCAGCAGACGCATTTGTTGCTGACTTTATTGGAGAGAACAACTTCTTTGATGGAACTGTAACAGAGGTATTAAATGGGACTTTTGCAAGACTTCACAACAATGAGTTGGGAGACCTTGTATTTGAAATGGATAAACCTGTAAAGGTTGGAGACAGAGTAAAAGTATCAATAAGACCTGAAAAGATAAAACTATATAAAAACATGCCAACAATAGCAAATGAGATGGTAAATGTTTTAAAAGTATATGTAAATGAGGTTATCTATTCAGGATTCCAAAGTAAGTATTTCGTATTTTTAAATAATAATAAAGAATTGCCATTTAAAGTGTTCAAGCAACATGCTGTGTACTTTGATGACAACGATGAAGATGTAGTATGGTGGGACGAAGATGCATATATAGCTTGGGACGCAGATGATGGATTCCTTGTAGAGGTGATATCAGATGAAAAAAACTGATTCAGGTAAATGGTATGCACTGCCAATAACTCTTTGGTTAATTGTGTTTTTCGTCATACCTATGTTGATAGTTTTCAGCTACTCATTCCTTAAAAAAGGAACTTATGGTGGAGTTGAACTTGAACTATCCTTTGCAGCATTTTCAGTATTTACTGATAAAGTATTTTTAACTATACTCTGGAAGACAGTGTACATATCAATATTTGTAACAATATTTACTGTACTCCTATCTCTTCCAACTGCATATTTTATAGCACGTTCAAAGTATAAAAAA belongs to Fusobacterium sp. DD2 and includes:
- a CDS encoding XdhC/CoxI family protein, whose translation is MEIDILKKIEENLQSGKASALVTLTDTTGSTPRKAGTVMGVFEDSIAGTIGGGAIENKVIQDARELLKTGESKSFEYSLTTVDELKMNCGGTVRGYIKIFKPSSKLIICGAGHVGQKIYQISKFLEFDTKIIDDREELLASCPELTLAKFEDILPKMSIDENTYIVIVTRGHVMDEAVLELVRNRGAKYIGIIGSRKKITNLKENLEKKGKIGDNIFAPIGLKISNGTPEEIAIEVIAEILKIKNGGELVHRTIITNKYIGG
- a CDS encoding ABC transporter ATP-binding protein, encoding MEKDISLRNIVKSFDGVKVLKNINLDIKDGEIFSILGPSGCGKTTLLRMIAGFTDPDEGVIYLGDQDITKLPPNERNVNTIFQKYALFPHLSVYENVAFPLKLKKVDKDIIDEEVKKFIKLVGLSEHIDKMPNQLSGGQQQRVSIARALINKPGVLLLDEPLSALDAKLRQNLLIELDLIHEEVGITFIFITHDQQEALSISDRIAVMNQGEILQIGTPAEVYESPADAFVADFIGENNFFDGTVTEVLNGTFARLHNNELGDLVFEMDKPVKVGDRVKVSIRPEKIKLYKNMPTIANEMVNVLKVYVNEVIYSGFQSKYFVFLNNNKELPFKVFKQHAVYFDDNDEDVVWWDEDAYIAWDADDGFLVEVISDEKN
- a CDS encoding MOSC domain-containing protein, which gives rise to MDKLARITAVCISEKKGTQKKNVYERNLIENFGMEGDAHAGKWHRQVSLLSKEKIDDFIARGGDVIDGDFGENLIVEGIDCAKLPIGQKILINDEVILEVTQIGKECHSHCNIYKAVGDCIMPREGIFTIVIKGGKVKVGDSVKLIK
- a CDS encoding RidA family protein; the protein is MGKIIHTDKAPAALGPYSQAIEANGMLFVSGQIPFIPATMTLVSEDVKDQTRQSLENVKAIVEAAGYSMNDVVKACVFIKDMNDFGAVNEVYNEYLGNVKPARACVEVARLPKDVKVEIEVIAVK
- the moaA gene encoding GTP 3',8-cyclase MoaA — translated: MKDRLGRNIEYLRLSITDRCNLRCVYCMGDKNIKFLPREEILNPEEIKDIVEIFADLGVKKIRITGGEPLVRNNFREIVTNIRDIEKIEEISITTNGIKLLENIEFLKEKNINSINVSLDTLKPDLYQEITGGGNLNLVLSGIYKALELGIKRVKINVVIIKDKNQNEIMDFVRLTEKYPIDVRFIELMPIGVGKEYCGISNDEIKKEIEKTRTLTFVNEVRGSGPAVYYKTDEGKGGIGFINPLSHNFCEYCNRVRITPEGYLKLCLHWKDGVNLKEIIRDKDRKKELKSIIENAIYNKPSKHQMNEKDGKDFEERTMNGVGG
- the yqeB gene encoding selenium-dependent molybdenum cofactor biosynthesis protein YqeB codes for the protein MNINKKLVIVRGGGDIASGTIQKLYRSGFKVLVLEIAKPSSIRRKVSFGEAVYDEEIEIEGIKSRLCSDLSQIEKCWNDKVIPIAIDPKGEYIKSLHPQIVVDAILAKKNMGTDIDMAPIVIALGPGFSAKKDCHVVVETMRGHNLGRLIFEGPASKNTGTPGIIKGYGIERVIYSNAKGKIKNIHHIGDIVEKDDILAYIGDTPVKATISGVLRGIIRDGFEVPDHFKIADIDPRIEEQKNCFTISDKARAIGGAVLEAILYLLNKGEER
- a CDS encoding exodeoxyribonuclease III; translation: MKFVSWNVNGLRACVKKGFLDYFKSVDADIFSVQETKLQEGQIELDLEGYNQYWNYAVKKGYSGVAVFTKIKPINVTYGLGIEEHDQEGRVITLEFDKFYFINVYTPNSQTKLARLDYRMTWEDAFREYIMELDKVKPVIVCGDLNVAHQEIDLKNPKTNRMNAGFSDEERAKMTELLNSGFIDSFRYFYPDKTEIYSWWSYRFNARANNAGWRIDYFIVSEKLKDMLVDAEIHTEVLGSDHCPVVLNINI